The following is a genomic window from Rhodomicrobium lacus.
TTTGCGACTTCACCGAGGGCATGGGGATCAGCATAGCCGGCAGCTATGGCGCGCACGTCAAGGGTCTTGCCCTGATCGGGCGCAACGCGGCCTGGGTCCGTGCCAACAATCTCGGCTACGGCACGCCGCGCATCGACGATACCCTGGCCGCCAACTGGATCGATCCGGCGCTGCCCGAGGCCGCTGGCGGCCGCTATTCCGCCTACGCCGGCATCACCGTCGACGCATTCTACGAGAAGGGGCGGCCGGCTTATCCGATGCCGGATCTGCCCGCCTATCTCGGCGGCGCGGTCATCGACAAACCGTCAACACAGATCCTCATCGAGGAGTGTTATATTTCGGGCTTCGTGGTCGGCGTGGCCGATGCGCCCGGCGGAGCACCGTACTGCAGCGACTTCATGCAGATCCGCCGCACCGTCGTCGAGCGCTGCCAATACGGCCTCTCCGCGTGCCAGAGCCAGCAGCGCAACCTGATCCGCGAAAGCTGCTTCTATACGAGCTGCTACTGCGCGGAGACCACCAATACGCATGGGAACGCGGACGGAACGCTCGGTATCGCGCTCAACATCAGCTACGCGGGCGTGATCCATCTGTTCAAGCTGGCGGCCAGCGGCGGCTCGAAGCCATGGTTCAACGGTTTGCCGATCCTGTTCCTCGGCTGCCAAGGGGAGGCGTTGTGGCGCATGGGCGACATCGACGCCACGACGCCGGTCGAGACGTCGCTCGTCTTCGAGGGCTGCTCCTTCAGCTTCGATTCGACCGCGGTGCCGGTGCGCGGGGTTCCGGCCACCATGCTGGCGGGCTTCAGGCCGGGTTCTCCCATCGCAATCACGTTCCGGGACACCCGGCTCTACACATATCCCTCGGTGTTTCCGGTCATGTTCGACGCGGAATGCGTTTCGGCGGACGGTCTCTCGCTGTTGTCGAACAACGGCATCGGTATCGGTGGCGGCAACTATATCGGTCTCGGTTTGCGCCAGCGCGGCTATCAGCGGCTGGCGAGCAATGCCACCGCCGACGGACTGGTGCTGCGCGACGGGGCGAGCCGCACCGGGCGCATGCGGCTGAAGTTCTGTCAGTACGACGTCGATGCCCGGCGCCCCGCGCCCGACAACGTGCGGAGCATCATCTGTGGGCCAACGCAGCATTCCGAGCGCGCCCGCAACGTCTGTGCCTACATGCAACGTGTAACGGGCAGTTCCGAGACCGATGCCGAGGGCGATTGGCTGCCGCCGCAGACATCGCCTGTCGAGAAGGCATCCCTGTCGCAGGTGAGGCTCAGCGGCAGAATGCTGACGTTCGTTCTTGCGGGAAGCGCGCGCGTTGCGGCGACGCTCGCGCTAAGCGGGCCATTGCCGGGGGACGTGCTTATCGATCAGGCGAGCGGCAGCGTTTTCTTCGTGGAGGCGACCGATCCGCAAAGCGGCATCGTCAGGGCGATCCTGCAGAACAACTATCGGACCGCCGATGGCGGCGCCAGCTTCAGCCTGCACGATCCCGTCGACCTCGCGAGCGGGACGTTCCTTCTGCTCAATGCCCGGCTCTATGCCGCGCGCGAACCCCTTACCGGTGAGGTCGAGAAGGGCGACGACAGGCTGACGCTGCTAGCGGCCCCGGGCGAGGCTCCGCCTGTCGCGGACAGCAAGGTCGTGGCCGGTGACTACCTCCATCCACGCCACGGCATGCCCGCGCCTTTCGCCCCCGAGGCGTGCCGCGTCGTCGCCCTGACGCCGGAGGCGCTGACGTGCGACGGCCCGGCGCGAAGCAGCGCGCCGCCGCGACAGTACCGGGTGTTCGTGCGCGTGGACAACTAGTGGTCCGATTCCGACATTTGCATCCGTTTGCCGCACGCTTGCGAGCAAATGTCGGGTTCGAAAGGACCACTAGCCTCTCGGCATCGAGGGAAAGACGATGACCTGCCTTGTCTCCTTAAGTCTGCGAAAGAGCCTCTCTTGAAAGTCATATTTCTCAATCGCTTTTTCTATCCCGATCATTCCGCAACGAGTCAAATGCTGTCTGATCTCGCCTTTGCGCTCGCTGCACGCGGGCATGCGGTCGAAGTCATCGCCGCGAGGCTCACCTATGACGGTGTCCGCGCGCTGCCGAAAAACGAAATCGTCGGTGGCGTCACCATAAATCGCGTCTCAACGACTGCGTTCGGACGGGGAAAGCTCCTCGGGCGGACGCTCGATTACGTGACGTTCTTCGCATCGGCGAGCTTCTCCCTTCTCCGTCACGCCAAGCGCGGCGATCTGGTCGTCGTCAAGACGGACCCACCGCTTCTGGCGGTGCTTGCGGCTCCCATCGCCTGGCTCAAGGGGGCAAGACATATCAACTGGCTTCAGGACATTTTTCCGGAAGTCGCGTCCGCGCTTGGCATGGGACAAACAAGGGTGCAGCAGGGAGCAATTTCCCTGCTCCGATGGGTTCGCGATCTCACGCTTCGATATGCCGCCGCGAACGTCGTGCTGGGTGGCCGCATGGCTGACGAGGTCCGGCGGCGCGGTGTGCAAGAGGCGCGCATCACGATCATCGCCAACTGGGCGGACGGGCGCGACATCCATCCCATCGAAAGGCAAAACAATGCCCTTCGCGAGGAATGGGGCCTGCGGGAGGCGTTTGTTGTCGCCTATTCGGGAAATCTTGGCCGCGCCCACGACCTCGAAACAATGCTGAGCGCGATCAGGATGCTCGAAGACAAAACAAGGCATCCCCGATTGGCCCTCGTCGATGCCGGAGAAAGCGATCGGCACGCTCAGCGTGCCTTGAACCGAACTCGATTGAGAGCGGAAAAGTTGATTGACGACAGGCCCTTACAGCATCGTCCGGCTTCTGAATTGGGGGTCGACGCTGTAGAAGGCCCAGACAAGGGGCCGGTTCCTGATTGCGCATTCCGCTGGCTGTTCATCGGCGGGGGAGCCCAAATGGATCGCCTGAAACGAGCGGTGAAGGCGGGCGGCCACGATAGCGTGACGTTTAAGCCTTATCAGCCGCGCGAACGCCTGGCGGCAAGCCTTTCCGTGGCTGACGTTCATCTCATTTCGCTGAAGCCGGAACTCGAAGGCTTCATCGTGCCCAGCAAATATTACGGGATCGCGGCGGCTGGGCGACCGGCAATTTTCATTGGCGACCCTGATGGCGAGATCGCTCGAATCATACGGCGCAGTGCGACGGGGTTCGTCGTTCGCGAGGGCGACGGAACTGGCCTGGCTGAAGCGATCCTTCTTCTCGCCGGAGATGGGGCACTGGCCGCGCGGCAAGGCGAGCGCGCCAGAAAGATGTTTGAGAGCGAGTTCGGCCTGTCGCGCGCGGTAACTGCCTGGGAGAGACTCATCTGGAAAGTCTCCCAGGCACGAGATCCGAAACAAGCGCCCGAGATGAACGCTATCGAAAAATCATAGTCGGCCGAGCACGGCATCTGGCGTCAAAGTATATCTTACCTTTTTATCGCATCGCGAACGGTTCGAGCTTCGGCCTTCGGACGATCAAACGTGGCGCTCGACGCGCTCACGTTCGAGAGGCACAGCTTTCATGTCCGCGGCTACCATTTCTTTTACAAGCTCATTGAAGGAAACTGCGGGACGCCATCCCAGAGCGGCGCGAGCCTTTGACGCGTCTCCGAGCAGAATATCGACCTCGGTCGGACGGAAATAGTCAGGGTCGACTTCCACCAAAGTCCGTCCGGTCTTGGCGTCCAACCCTCTCTCCTGAACCCCCTCACCTTCCCAGACAATGCGATAGTTCGCTGCCGCGAAGGCCGCCTCGGCGAACTCGCGCACCGTGTGTGTTTCGCCGGTGGCGAGCACGTAGTCGCCGGGCCGGTCCTGCTGGACCATGGCCCACATGCCCGCAACATAGTCGCGCGCATGGCCCCAATCGCGCTTCGCGTTCAGATTCCCCAGAAAAAGCCTGTCCTGCAAACCTTGCGAGATGGCCGCAACCGCGCGCGTGATCTTGCGCGTGACGAAGGTCTCGCCGCGCAAAGGGCTCTCGTGATTGAAAAGAATGCCATTCGAGGCATGCATTCCGTAGGCTTCGCGGTAGTTGACGGTAATCCAGTAAGCGTAAATCTTGGCGGCGGCGTAAGGCGAGCGCGGGTAGAAAGGCGTTGTTTCACTTTGCGGGACTTCCGCAACCTTTCCATAAAGCTCTGAAGTCGAGGCCTGATAGAACCGAACCTTGTCTTGAAGCCGCAAGATGCGGATCGCTTCGAGAAGGCGCAATGGGCCAAGCGCATCCGCATTGGCGGTGTATTCAGGGGTTTCGAAACTGACCTGAACGTGGCTTTGCGCCGCGAGATTATAAATCTCGTCGGGCTGAACGTCTTGAACGACGCGAATGAGGTTCGTCGCGTCGGTCATGTCGCCATGGACGAGCCGGAAAAGAGGGTCGCCGATATGAGGGTCCTGATAAAAGGCATCGACGCGTCCGGTGTTGAAAGAGGATGACCTGCGCTTGATGCCCCAAACGCGGTAGCCCTTCTTCAAGAGGAACTCGGTCAGATAAGCGCCGTCCTGGCCGGTAACACCAGTGATCAATGCTCGCTTTTCCATCTCCTAGACCGCCCTCAATCTTTCATAATTGTTGCAATACCAGTCGTAAGTTCTAGCGAGACCGTCGCGCAAATCGGTTTTGGCCTT
Proteins encoded in this region:
- a CDS encoding glycosyltransferase family 4 protein, whose product is MLSDLAFALAARGHAVEVIAARLTYDGVRALPKNEIVGGVTINRVSTTAFGRGKLLGRTLDYVTFFASASFSLLRHAKRGDLVVVKTDPPLLAVLAAPIAWLKGARHINWLQDIFPEVASALGMGQTRVQQGAISLLRWVRDLTLRYAAANVVLGGRMADEVRRRGVQEARITIIANWADGRDIHPIERQNNALREEWGLREAFVVAYSGNLGRAHDLETMLSAIRMLEDKTRHPRLALVDAGESDRHAQRALNRTRLRAEKLIDDRPLQHRPASELGVDAVEGPDKGPVPDCAFRWLFIGGGAQMDRLKRAVKAGGHDSVTFKPYQPRERLAASLSVADVHLISLKPELEGFIVPSKYYGIAAAGRPAIFIGDPDGEIARIIRRSATGFVVREGDGTGLAEAILLLAGDGALAARQGERARKMFESEFGLSRAVTAWERLIWKVSQARDPKQAPEMNAIEKS
- the gmd gene encoding GDP-mannose 4,6-dehydratase — translated: MEKRALITGVTGQDGAYLTEFLLKKGYRVWGIKRRSSSFNTGRVDAFYQDPHIGDPLFRLVHGDMTDATNLIRVVQDVQPDEIYNLAAQSHVQVSFETPEYTANADALGPLRLLEAIRILRLQDKVRFYQASTSELYGKVAEVPQSETTPFYPRSPYAAAKIYAYWITVNYREAYGMHASNGILFNHESPLRGETFVTRKITRAVAAISQGLQDRLFLGNLNAKRDWGHARDYVAGMWAMVQQDRPGDYVLATGETHTVREFAEAAFAAANYRIVWEGEGVQERGLDAKTGRTLVEVDPDYFRPTEVDILLGDASKARAALGWRPAVSFNELVKEMVAADMKAVPLERERVERHV